In Ferroplasma sp., a single window of DNA contains:
- a CDS encoding site-specific integrase has translation MSEIENKNFKKFQEVMRVKDEYDLPPHISYNDYQSLLNTIDNEEYRHYLNKKLVPFLKARDKLLVMMMWELGGRVSDIISIQTKDIDFSKKEIVLTVKKRHGYINRIPVSDSLLLEVSNFLRMLNINSGPIFFKMDNQNKDPITRQRAWEIVSRYGNKIGLKLHPHMFRHGLAIYLLQHGVDAKIIARRLGHSSAATTLKYYLVITPEIERDALKGILL, from the coding sequence ATGTCTGAAATAGAAAATAAAAATTTTAAAAAATTCCAGGAGGTTATGAGGGTGAAGGATGAATATGACCTTCCACCGCATATAAGCTATAATGATTACCAGTCCCTGTTGAATACAATAGACAACGAGGAATACCGCCATTATTTGAATAAAAAGCTAGTGCCTTTCTTAAAGGCAAGGGATAAACTTCTTGTAATGATGATGTGGGAGCTAGGAGGCAGGGTATCAGATATTATCAGCATTCAAACAAAGGATATCGATTTTTCAAAAAAGGAAATTGTCTTAACAGTAAAGAAAAGGCACGGGTATATTAACAGGATACCAGTATCAGATTCATTATTGCTTGAGGTCTCCAATTTTCTAAGGATGTTGAACATTAATTCAGGTCCGATTTTCTTTAAAATGGATAATCAGAATAAAGATCCTATAACCAGGCAGAGGGCATGGGAGATTGTAAGCAGATATGGCAATAAAATCGGATTAAAATTGCATCCGCATATGTTCCGCCACGGATTAGCCATATATTTATTGCAGCATGGGGTAGATGCAAAGATTATAGCCAGGAGACTTGGCCATTCAAGTGCTGCAACCACATTAAAATATTATCTGGTGATTACGCCGGAAATTGAAAGGGACGCCTTAAAGGGAATATTATTATAA
- a CDS encoding ASCH domain-containing protein: MDVILSIKPKYTKKIIKGKKKYEFRRKIFKNKNVRYAIIYSSSPDKKIIGYFIIGSIISKEPKDLWAELKKESGISKKEFFSYFKDSEIGYAIKITDLQLLSQPRAFNEICLGSRPPQSYMYVDNLLTLTG; this comes from the coding sequence ATGGATGTTATACTTTCAATTAAGCCAAAATATACTAAAAAAATTATAAAAGGTAAAAAGAAATATGAATTCAGGAGAAAAATTTTTAAAAATAAAAATGTAAGATATGCAATTATATACTCTTCAAGCCCGGACAAAAAAATTATAGGATATTTTATAATAGGAAGTATTATTAGTAAAGAACCGAAAGACCTTTGGGCAGAACTAAAAAAAGAATCTGGAATATCCAAAAAAGAATTTTTTAGTTACTTTAAAGATTCAGAAATTGGCTACGCAATTAAAATTACAGATTTACAATTATTAAGCCAGCCAAGAGCATTTAATGAGATATGCCTCGGTTCTAGACCTCCACAGTCATATATGTATGTAGATAATTTATTAACCTTAACTGGCTAA
- a CDS encoding helix-turn-helix domain-containing protein: MDSDEARIARALAADVGNQYLKRRRERDEPGNDPSLFGVTDWETEYLFEDLAIMDPGLSNNKYFKHLYGTFRDKQVSTFLQNGGKDSLGGLAILYTKEIQENYMNIISFWDYLRLKGAERQGDVMEIFGPMGAGKSNFMVWLMKTSEHYGFYILSNIKLFNPFERYKEVHSLSEVLLNLSMIRKKDRNAMILIMIDEQAASRGSSTRTATTRETRWSDKFLTLIRKFGASLWRSRQFDSRIKEQMVLTTIEFTKDSSHLDQAHGEIKQGVYSGTEIFFNNIKNMKNEYDTNQISSFSFDIDMELFDAMTSRLEGKISDKYSMEDMVIDIVKKMKKNESKKTPDHVLELADQGLTPEEIANKTGYSKMQVYRIINQYTSD; encoded by the coding sequence ATGGACAGCGATGAGGCAAGAATAGCGAGAGCATTAGCTGCGGATGTCGGTAATCAGTATCTCAAGAGAAGAAGGGAGAGGGATGAGCCCGGGAATGATCCGAGCCTTTTCGGTGTAACCGACTGGGAGACGGAATATCTCTTTGAAGATTTAGCCATAATGGATCCTGGGCTATCAAATAATAAATACTTCAAACATTTATATGGAACTTTCAGGGATAAACAGGTTTCAACGTTTTTACAGAACGGCGGAAAGGATTCTCTAGGCGGTCTGGCAATATTATATACAAAAGAGATCCAGGAAAATTACATGAATATTATTTCATTCTGGGACTATTTAAGATTGAAGGGGGCTGAGAGGCAGGGCGATGTCATGGAGATATTCGGCCCAATGGGTGCCGGAAAATCAAATTTCATGGTCTGGCTCATGAAGACATCGGAGCATTATGGATTTTACATCCTGTCAAACATAAAGCTCTTTAATCCTTTTGAGAGATATAAGGAGGTGCATTCATTATCTGAGGTGCTTTTAAATCTTTCAATGATTAGAAAAAAAGACAGAAATGCAATGATTCTAATAATGATAGATGAGCAGGCTGCCTCAAGGGGCTCATCTACGAGAACAGCAACGACAAGGGAGACAAGGTGGAGCGATAAATTTTTAACGCTTATAAGGAAATTCGGTGCATCTCTGTGGAGGTCCAGGCAGTTTGATTCCAGGATTAAGGAGCAGATGGTATTGACAACAATAGAATTCACAAAGGATTCATCGCATCTGGACCAGGCCCACGGCGAAATAAAGCAGGGGGTATATTCAGGAACAGAAATATTCTTTAATAATATAAAAAACATGAAAAATGAATATGATACAAATCAGATATCGTCCTTCAGCTTCGATATTGATATGGAGCTCTTTGATGCTATGACATCGAGGCTTGAGGGAAAAATTTCAGATAAATATTCAATGGAGGATATGGTTATTGACATAGTGAAAAAAATGAAGAAAAATGAAAGCAAGAAAACTCCGGATCATGTCCTGGAACTGGCTGATCAGGGTCTAACTCCAGAGGAAATAGCGAATAAAACAGGATATTCCAAAATGCAGGTCTACAGAATCATTAATCAATATACATCAGATTAA
- a CDS encoding PKD domain-containing protein, with protein MIISAFAGIASIIPSNGSNTNIHITSADGSGSSETVSATILSSRLENKATGSVPHSTYDVGQQITFSLSFTGSGTAYLYVDGSQVTSTGGSVTYSCSPSSTGTISWYVELQTSSGSTKDSSTDDITVNSDPSVSVSSSQSPVDAGQSVSFTSTVSGGTGSYSYSWTIYDGNSRSDSVLETNTSSSFSYSFSLSSSGSYLVYLTVTDGSGYSSSASLTQAVDPELTISISATHNPSDVGQDITFDTSVSGGSGDYTSYSYVLYDGTSTSDSQLTSGSTSSFSYTFDSTGSFLLDYSVTDSNGYTASTSLAETVNPDTTVGISSSQNPTDAGKTVEFKSSVSGGTPPDNYTWTANGNTYYSKDINVTFSSSGSYTIDLTVRDAADYSVSTSMSETVNSDPVVSASSNVSSADVNYPIEFCSTPSGGTGPYNESWALNGNVISTSQDFSHSFSSSGSYTLTVTVTDGVGVTSSASVTVTINPNPSVTIYSSQNPTDSGNSVTFTSSVSGGTGADTYNWTVNGVQESTASSFPYSFSTSGVYYVNLTVTDSDGHTAFSSLKETVNPDPSVSIKVIHNPTDAYVWANFSAVISGGTGPYNKTWTINGENFYSDYVNYTFTSPGTFTVSLKITDANGNTASASVSEVVNPDPSAKINSEFNPVDQGVNDTLTAVISGGTGPYNTTWSEGSEILNYSSSFHMAFSSTGTYVINLTVVDSLGESYKTSISIKVIEKPSALIEGPNETDVSTETYWEAFGSFGTAPYDDYWYINGVNTSSGLYLEYAFPNTGKFNITLLIVDSQGAKAYTYLNVTVNPLPKVSISVSSSTTDTGLPVAISGIVSGGTGPFNYSISVSSIGIVGYSSSLDYEFPSGQYNITITVYDADGNSAHASISIIVNSLPSVSITSKYPNIDVNTTDVFNATISGGTAPYVKALWYINNSYLENGTSISYSFSSPGVYSLKIIIYDSLNVSASNIIDITVVKYPESSIIASHKNIDAHVPDSFRAETSGGIGPYKDEFLIAGHIFYNSSIPYSFTTPGTYTVELIVSDYFGKDANSYINITVYPDPEIDVYWNGTPTVSEGFKLYSNVTGGIGPYSVSWIFSDQDESGFNVSHIFSLSGPNTFEVKLSDSSGYTVTKNYTIYVNLYVSIAANTTRGLGPLSVQFSSSVLGGSDYSFNWTFSAGHYSLEQNPLYTFPAGNYTVHFTVTSANGAKGYANISIFSLPPPVSITYSTDRNITQYFYFNATANWDAKSPFNMTWFMPNGQNINGIDIKYKFPVYNEFNTIVATFSYSNKTYTETFTVRMIPAIPSITFNPSREIATGTLLILNATVTDPDSSSFTYLFNVNGTDYPGNDAQVLFNNPGTYPVILTVTDSLGASASVERNITVLTPGHSSTITISISKATSGPYIDFSVHVQSLVPVSYAEAYIDNSLVDMNLVKGNSTNGYYNISVDQRDYSAGLYSMKIVVFNSNGGSNSASTQFSVSSQYAKSSFNLIAFFGGIDDFITIILTIAGIIITYLVARPKPTDIDIDGTTLVGRPGKPLVLKKGKKVKK; from the coding sequence ATGATTATTAGTGCATTCGCAGGCATAGCTTCTATAATCCCATCAAATGGGTCAAACACTAATATTCATATTACCAGTGCAGACGGCTCTGGCTCATCTGAAACAGTCAGTGCCACAATACTATCTAGTAGGCTTGAGAACAAGGCAACAGGCTCTGTCCCCCATTCAACCTACGATGTTGGGCAGCAAATTACATTCAGTCTGTCTTTTACTGGTTCTGGAACTGCCTATCTCTATGTTGATGGCTCACAAGTTACATCAACAGGTGGAAGTGTAACATATTCATGTTCTCCATCATCTACTGGGACAATATCATGGTATGTTGAGCTTCAAACTTCATCAGGAAGCACAAAAGACTCCTCAACAGATGACATTACAGTAAACTCAGACCCATCAGTATCCGTATCATCTTCACAGAGCCCTGTGGATGCTGGCCAGTCTGTATCATTTACCTCAACCGTCTCAGGTGGCACAGGTTCGTATAGTTATTCATGGACAATTTATGATGGTAACTCAAGATCGGATTCCGTACTGGAAACAAACACATCATCATCATTCTCATATTCCTTCTCCCTCTCCTCATCCGGGTCTTATCTGGTTTATCTTACTGTTACTGATGGTTCAGGCTATTCATCATCGGCATCATTGACGCAGGCAGTAGACCCTGAACTGACCATATCCATATCGGCAACCCACAATCCAAGCGATGTGGGCCAGGATATAACCTTTGACACCTCTGTTTCAGGTGGCAGCGGCGATTATACCTCATACTCATATGTACTCTATGACGGCACATCGACATCGGATTCACAATTAACCTCGGGATCAACATCATCATTTTCATATACTTTTGATTCAACAGGCTCTTTTCTCCTTGACTATTCAGTTACCGATAGCAATGGATATACAGCATCGACATCACTGGCAGAAACAGTAAATCCTGATACCACAGTGGGAATATCAAGCTCACAGAACCCAACGGATGCTGGAAAAACGGTAGAATTTAAATCAAGTGTATCAGGAGGCACTCCTCCAGATAACTATACATGGACTGCAAATGGAAATACGTACTATTCAAAAGATATCAACGTAACATTTTCATCATCGGGTTCATATACAATAGACCTTACAGTTCGTGATGCTGCAGATTACTCGGTATCCACATCAATGTCAGAGACCGTTAATAGCGATCCTGTTGTTTCAGCCTCATCAAATGTATCCAGTGCGGATGTGAATTATCCGATAGAATTCTGTTCAACGCCAAGCGGAGGAACCGGACCATATAATGAATCCTGGGCCCTGAATGGAAATGTAATATCGACATCGCAGGATTTCTCGCATTCATTTTCATCATCGGGGTCATACACTTTAACTGTAACCGTGACAGATGGTGTTGGTGTTACATCATCGGCATCGGTAACTGTGACAATAAACCCGAATCCATCCGTTACGATATATTCAAGCCAGAACCCAACAGATTCCGGAAATTCTGTTACATTCACCTCATCGGTATCGGGCGGTACAGGAGCAGATACGTATAACTGGACAGTGAACGGTGTTCAGGAATCCACAGCGTCATCATTTCCCTATTCATTTTCAACTTCTGGAGTGTATTATGTAAACCTCACTGTAACCGATAGCGACGGTCATACAGCATTTTCTTCTTTAAAGGAAACTGTAAATCCTGATCCTTCAGTATCAATAAAGGTAATTCATAACCCAACAGATGCATATGTATGGGCAAATTTCTCCGCAGTAATATCAGGAGGTACCGGCCCATATAACAAGACATGGACCATAAACGGAGAAAATTTCTATTCTGATTATGTGAATTATACCTTTACATCCCCAGGAACCTTTACGGTTTCACTAAAAATAACTGATGCAAATGGAAATACCGCATCCGCATCAGTAAGTGAGGTTGTAAATCCTGATCCCAGTGCCAAAATAAATTCCGAATTCAATCCTGTTGACCAGGGAGTTAATGACACATTGACAGCAGTAATATCAGGAGGTACCGGCCCATATAATACAACATGGTCTGAGGGCTCAGAAATCCTAAATTATTCCTCTTCCTTCCATATGGCTTTTTCCAGCACGGGAACATATGTTATAAACCTCACCGTTGTTGACTCACTTGGGGAATCATATAAAACATCAATATCTATAAAGGTCATTGAAAAACCATCTGCACTTATAGAAGGGCCTAATGAAACAGATGTTTCCACAGAGACATACTGGGAGGCCTTCGGCTCATTCGGTACTGCCCCATATGATGATTACTGGTATATTAATGGTGTTAATACAAGCTCGGGCCTGTATTTAGAATATGCTTTCCCAAATACCGGGAAATTCAATATTACCCTTCTTATAGTTGATAGCCAGGGTGCAAAGGCCTATACTTATCTTAATGTAACTGTAAACCCTCTTCCAAAGGTCTCCATATCAGTATCATCATCCACTACAGATACCGGTCTCCCAGTGGCGATATCCGGAATTGTGTCAGGCGGGACAGGCCCATTTAATTATTCGATTTCAGTCTCATCAATAGGCATAGTGGGTTACTCCAGTTCACTGGATTATGAATTCCCCTCAGGACAGTATAATATTACAATAACAGTTTACGATGCAGACGGCAACAGTGCCCATGCATCTATCTCAATAATAGTAAATTCACTTCCTTCCGTATCGATAACTTCAAAATATCCAAATATAGATGTAAACACCACAGACGTCTTCAATGCAACAATTTCAGGTGGCACGGCGCCATATGTAAAGGCTTTATGGTATATCAACAATTCATACCTTGAAAACGGGACGTCAATATCATACTCATTTTCATCACCAGGAGTGTACTCTTTAAAAATAATAATATATGATTCATTGAATGTATCGGCATCAAATATAATAGATATAACTGTTGTAAAATATCCCGAATCATCGATAATAGCATCGCATAAAAATATAGATGCACATGTCCCAGATTCATTCAGGGCCGAGACCTCTGGAGGAATAGGCCCCTACAAAGATGAATTCCTGATAGCCGGACATATATTTTACAATTCATCAATACCATATTCATTTACAACTCCTGGAACTTATACTGTTGAGTTAATAGTTTCAGATTATTTTGGCAAGGATGCAAATTCATATATAAACATAACCGTTTATCCAGATCCAGAAATAGATGTTTACTGGAACGGGACGCCAACAGTATCAGAGGGTTTCAAATTATACTCAAATGTAACTGGGGGCATAGGTCCGTACTCTGTATCCTGGATATTTTCTGACCAGGACGAGTCAGGATTTAATGTATCCCATATATTTTCATTGTCAGGACCCAACACCTTCGAGGTGAAACTATCTGATTCGTCAGGCTACACTGTAACAAAGAATTACACAATATATGTGAATTTATATGTCTCAATAGCGGCTAATACCACAAGAGGCCTTGGTCCACTATCAGTCCAGTTTTCATCCAGTGTTTTAGGCGGCTCAGATTATTCATTCAACTGGACGTTCTCTGCCGGGCATTACTCACTCGAACAGAACCCGCTTTATACATTCCCGGCAGGAAATTATACGGTGCATTTCACAGTGACATCGGCAAACGGTGCGAAAGGCTATGCCAATATATCAATATTCAGCCTTCCACCTCCAGTATCAATAACTTACAGTACTGACAGGAATATAACTCAGTATTTCTATTTCAACGCCACAGCAAACTGGGACGCAAAATCTCCCTTCAATATGACATGGTTTATGCCAAATGGCCAGAACATTAATGGAATAGATATAAAATACAAATTCCCCGTTTACAATGAATTTAACACAATTGTGGCCACATTTTCCTACAGCAATAAAACCTACACTGAAACATTCACAGTAAGAATGATACCGGCAATTCCGTCGATAACATTCAATCCGTCCAGGGAAATAGCAACAGGCACGCTTTTGATACTTAATGCAACTGTAACAGATCCGGATAGCAGTTCCTTCACATATCTATTTAATGTGAATGGAACAGATTATCCAGGAAATGATGCCCAGGTATTATTCAACAATCCAGGAACATATCCTGTAATTTTGACCGTTACTGATTCCCTGGGGGCATCAGCATCTGTTGAGAGGAATATAACAGTGTTAACTCCGGGCCATTCATCAACGATAACAATATCTATATCAAAAGCAACATCAGGGCCTTATATAGACTTTTCAGTGCATGTCCAATCCCTAGTTCCGGTATCATACGCAGAGGCCTATATAGACAATTCACTTGTTGATATGAATCTTGTAAAGGGCAACTCAACAAACGGATATTATAATATATCGGTTGATCAGCGTGATTATTCCGCAGGCCTTTATTCAATGAAAATAGTTGTCTTCAATTCAAATGGTGGAAGCAACTCAGCAAGCACACAATTTTCAGTGTCATCCCAGTATGCAAAATCCTCGTTTAATCTAATAGCATTTTTCGGGGGCATAGATGATTTCATAACGATAATCCTGACAATAGCAGGAATAATCATAACATACCTGGTTGCAAGGCCCAAGCCCACAGACATAGATATAGATGGAACAACCCTCGTCGGCAGGCCAGGAAAGCCACTTGTATTGAAAAAAGGAAAGAAGGTGAAAAAGTGA